From a region of the Natronogracilivirga saccharolytica genome:
- a CDS encoding cbb3-type cytochrome oxidase assembly protein, whose translation MSTGAFILVISSLLIISGGLALFLWAFFNGQFDNIQKGSMLPFDEEEPAGKRTDQIFMEKEEGEAQQRESRKTK comes from the coding sequence ATGAGTACCGGTGCTTTTATTCTGGTCATATCTTCACTTTTGATTATTTCAGGTGGTCTGGCCCTGTTCCTGTGGGCATTCTTCAACGGACAGTTCGACAATATCCAAAAAGGAAGCATGCTTCCTTTTGATGAGGAAGAGCCGGCAGGTAAGCGTACCGACCAGATATTCATGGAAAAAGAGGAAGGAGAAGCTCAACAGCGTGAATCAAGAAAAACAAAGTAA